The Aethina tumida isolate Nest 87 chromosome 5, icAetTumi1.1, whole genome shotgun sequence genomic sequence GGCTACATCGACAACGAGTTTCCGGAAAcgatatttgtaaataaaaaaataaaaatactgaacAGGGGAGAGATTAAAAAAAGACTGATACGTGTAATGCACAAATTTGGTGATATTGGctgtctaaatattttattgtactgtAAGAGAAGCGaacaaaaatccaatttatatcaaaaaggGACAGAAATTATCAACCACATACTCAAATTGCTCTCAAGATATCAAATTAACAGTGAAACCATCCAACATTCGAGTCTAACCAActtagacaaaattataaatgaatgtcTTGAAGTGATGAAAATGGACCACCTAGGTTCGTTTACTGAGGCTGAAAATGTACGAAGAATGGCTGTAAATCCCATCGACTTTCTTCAGGAAATAATTAAGTTGGAAAGGAGGAAGATTGAGAAACCTGACtcatttttgttgtatttaaatgaattttcgaATCATCTTTGTAACAAAGCTTGATGTAAGTTGTctaaattttgtgtatttttttaaataaatattattaattaaactctaaattattttaccaatcaataaaatatagtcaTGTAATtatcgaataattaattaaccttcTTCATCCCTATTCTATAATTAGCATCCAAAAATAGATATTGAGCAGCATTTTCTGTAATTTACTTgtacagtttttaaataaaacaaagctttaaatataacaatgcttaaattgtattttccgGATTTAATTCCGGATTTTGGTTTTCCATCTTGGCCTTGATGACGGCCATTTTGgaagaattaaattgtatcagtgAAGTCTATATTTGTAGTACGATTCATCGAAGTCTTCGTTTTCAATTTCGGATACTTTACTGTCACTCAAAATGTTGAGTATCTTCATCATCAAAAGATCACCTTCGGTTAATTGAAAGTTGGTGATGACCAACTTTGGTCTGTGTTTTGCCGTTCTTTTCCTACCTTTGGTCGTCATCCACAAAATCTTCTCCGgtgattattatataattcaatgtCGAGTTCCGAAGCGTTAAAATTGTCTTCTTCATCATTTGTCTCTGACATTTGGCGAAATTGTTTATCACAAATTGTTTCCaagaattgttatattttctttgatttgtACTTGAAGTAAgttgtttgtttaaacttttgagtatttttcctaaataaatattattaattcaaccCCAAATTATTTTGCCcagttgataaaatataaatacagtgGAGCCGTACCGTTTAATTATCTGACAAACAGAACCGTTCAATATGGCAGGGAAATCGAGTAACCTGGTCGCTTAAGTAACggcactattttaattaattaacgaataATTAACCCCGGGGGTAGTGCGGCCTGGAAAATCTCAGATGAGGCTAATTGAAGTAAGCGGCCGGGCCGTAGAGTCGAACGAGCCAATTTCCATTCGGGTTCCGCAAGCGACGGTACCCCGATGCGACAATAACGAAGGGAAATTCAGCCGGAGTGGCGAGCGGTTTACACGGAGCGGTTGCGACATGATTTCGCAATTAAACCGGCACGGAGGCGTCGCAATGCCGAGTGGCGGGGCGCACGGAGGCCGTCGCGACGCTTACCTTTCCCCGAAAACCGTGCCGCGTTGCCACATCTTCCGTTCATTCGAGATGGAATTTGAGGTCGATCATTTCCAAATCGATTTTGAGGCATCGATGTCTCGATGGATCGGAGGATATACTTAATTAGTGTGGCAATGGTCGTTTTAATTATCAACCTAAAGCGTCTGTTCGTCCCAACGACTGCGGCGAGGGTCCGAAAACCAGCGAACGATTGGGAAATAAAGTTTGTATGTTGCAATAAAAacacgaaaataaaatatttaattgggcATTTCGTGCCGACGGCTATGGAGAGGCCGCGATATAATAACTTGGTACACAAACGGTGAACAAGCCAGCATCGTTTACCCGTGCTCCATTGTTTGGCAACAAAGCCCGACGCCAGACGTTCGCGTTCCCTTCATCCTGATTGGGCCGCGTCTTTTGTTTCCGCTCGGCTACTGAATTACTTACGCCTGCCGAACTTCTTTGAGCCCACGACTTTTTATCTCGGCCCGACGATCACACCAAACTTCCTCTTCTTCGTCAGGAATTCTTTAAAAACAGCACGTGACCGTCCTCTTCAACTTTATCTCTGTGGTGGGCACTCGATTTTTGGTGCATCCACAAAACACTCCTAAGAATGTAACGTTAGAAGATGGGTCCTCTTAATTACGCTTAATGTGTACCAATTTGGCAATTAACCGGTGCACTGATGCAAGAAGAAGAGGCAACGGCATGATCATTAACAGGGGAGGATTTACCTTTTTGAAGGGCGTAATTCTTGACGATAAGTGGGTATCATGATGGTCTACTGATACTGGTTCCTTTGTTGGCCACCCGTTGCTCCGCCGGAGGCATCCCGAATCAAAACTAACCCACGCCCGGCTTTTTACCGacttaatttgttattgttcCCGGTTTGTTTTCAATGGGATTGGATGCAGAGAACGGACGGCCTCATTGTCGATGGTACGGGGCCTCACGCCGTGCCACTCATATTCACGATTGTAATTGTATTCGTTAATTGTATAGCTCTGAGCGAGAGAGCCCTTGTTGGGTCGGGGGATATTAATACGTTCAAGTATGGGCTATTAATGATTTGAAGCGTGATCCCCAAGCAATGAAATATAGTTACTAGTCAAATTTACCaatcaaagtaaatattttagaaaccaATTGATTTATgcaaaaagaaacaaatgatttgtataattttccatcaaaaatttttaattacagtctataatgtaacaaatttaaccTAACCATACAACAAACTAATCATAAAGGTATAAATACAGTCttcatacacatttttttaaatagcaaCTTTGATTTACAAATTTCTGAGCTACTCTTTCAAGATTTTAGTGacttatttatttgcattacTTTCTTATCTTTACTATTATATattgactttattttattttctaatcaaatttacaactcaaagaaatacttttaaaaaccaACTGAttcttacaaaaaaatgtttgtataatttccaatcacaaatgttaaatataaaaaatgaaacataatcatacaaaaaactcaaaaacaatcataacaaattaacttaaaatacagtcttcattaacattttataatcagtATCCAAATATGGATATTGaagaacattttttgtaattttcttgtataatttttaaacacaagAAAGCTTTAAACATGGCgattcataaaaatacattttagtgCTAATTAGCACTTAATCCAGAGTGCGATTTTCTATTTTGGCCTTGATGACGACAATTTTGGAATGTTCAATTTGGATATTTGTAATACATATCATCAAACTCATCCTTCCCAGTTTTGGATTCCTCACTGTCACTCAAAATATCTTCATCACCAGAAGGCCGTCTTCAGTTAACTGAAAGTTGGTGTTGACCAACTGAAAGAAAATCGATTGTTAAGTTACATTTGTATTCATTAACTAAATAGCTTTAAACAAAAGAGTCGTTGTTAGATCAGAGGATATTAATTCGTTCAAGTATAACCTATTAAGAACTTTCTAGTCAAATTTACAACTCAaagcaaaaacttttaaaaaccaACTGATgcttaaaaaaatgagttcATATAATTTCCAATCACAaatgtttaatgtaatatatgaAACACAATCTTACAAAAAACTGATCACAAcgtattaacttaaaatacaGTCTTCattcacattttataatcaGCGTCCAAATGTAAGTATTGAACagaattttgtgtaattttttaatacaatttttaaatagaagaaaGCTTTGAATATaactatacataaaaatatattttattgctaaTTAGCACTTAATTCCAGAGGGCGATTTTCTATTTTGGCCTTGATGACGACAATTTTGGATCTATCAATTTGAATGGGTGGAGGTCTATATTTGTAGTACAGTTCATCAAAGTCATTCTTCCCAGTTTCGGATTCCTCACTGTCACTCAAAATGCCGTGTATCTTCATCGCCAGAAGGTCGTCTTCAGTAAACTGAAAGTTGGTGTTGACCAACTCAGGTCTGTGTTTTGCCGTTCTTTTCCTAGTTTTGATCTTCATCCACATATCTTCGCCGATCAGTTGCGGTTCCGTAGATTCAATGTCGAGTTCCGGTTCGTTAAAATCGTCTCCTCCGTCACTTGTGTCGGACATTTCGTTGTATTGttgatcaaaaattgtttcttcgATCAGTGGTTCTAAGTTAACTTGTTGTCCATtgtttttttgatttgtacTTGTGGCCAAGATCGCATTATATTCATTAGGTTTCTCAACATCGCTTTCGGAATCTGAGCATAAGTTCCACCAGTTGTCAGGTGGAGGTCGTTGGAAgaatgtttctaaattttcttcGCGACGGGCAACAACCTGAGCAACAGAACGTTGTTGAACTACATTCTTAGTTGGCTCCGGTTTTTTAATAGGAATATTATCATTTGGTTCATTGTTGCTTTCTTTTGATTCACAAATTACTGAGCAATTCTTTCGAGATTGTAATCTCAAGTTCCTTTTCTTAACtttcttgtttttaatattttcatttgatttcaCTGAAGCGTCAGTAGAACtagaattatttactttcttatttttattcttatctttaattttctcagttttttcttttaaagcaCTTGCATCATCATTTTCATTTGTATCTTGGTTTAATTTagtcttattatttttgctttttttaaccttcaaaaGGGAAGTGTTTGTGGATGTACCCGCACTCGGTTTTGCAACTTTATGAGTTTTGTTCACCTGAACCAATTCATCGACCACAGGAGGCAAACTAGACTCCTGTTCATCTACAATATGTTCGTTTTTAGCCACCCGCTGCATCTTTGTATCTCGTCTCtttttaagaaacaaaaatcGATAATATCTGAACTGTTCGAACATATCTACACCCTTTGCGGCACATTTCAAATGATTCGTTCTCCTTTTGGCTTCTTCATCAATCACTTCGAAGAAACGCCTTCGATTTTGCTTTATGTTTATTGGCTTCTCCTTTTGGAAACGTTTCAGACACTTCGAGAATTCGGAGCATGATTCGCTGCAGAATTTTTCAGTAACCTTCTGTGGGCTTGTAGTAACCTCTATGAACCTCTCTAAAATGAACAtacattattttcaaacattGGAAATTTGACCAAAGATGTACCTTTTGAAAGTGATTCTGCGTCCTTCCCACTGTCAACTGATTGTTCTAAATCGAGGgtggctttaaaataaatagcaaggatcaaaatttttaaaatgtagaacaataataaaactcaCCCGTGGGattgttgctatttttgtcCACCTCATCGATTGTTGGTTCCATGTCGCCCATCCTGAAAGAAAATCGattgttaatttacatttgcTGCTCATcaacactaaaaaatatataatttttttttggataAAATTAAGGGGAAGCGcaaaatgcatgaataaaggAAAAGGTAAAAATGGTGGGATTCGCTGATGTGCGAATGGAGCGTAGGTGCAATTATCTATAAATCAAGCCATTAAAAGCTATTCGAAGGCAATCTGTCCGGATTACAGTAATTAAGAGCAACGTTAACAGACAGTCGTCCCCCGGAACAAAATCGCATTTAATCCCCGCACCCGGAATTAGCATAAACTGAATAATAGCGGGAAGGGGTTTATGAAGAAATGCAATTATACACAATGTATACATCCAATCCGTGCCAGTCCGTATAAATGAAGCTATTACGGGCGACAGTGCGAAGATGCGACCGACGTGTCTAAATATTAGAGGGTCTGGGCCTGTTTATGTGGGTATAACTCTATTATGACATTAGATTCGCGTTTCCACTGCCCGAGTTAATAAAGTGGATAATAGTATTTCTTCCCCTCTACTTTGTGTGCCGCTGCTCCTTCAAGGGGTGTGGGCACCGGAGGGGAAACTTAGGTTACATTGTTTAAGTTTATTGTGATCTCTTGCAATTATAAACCAACGACCGAAacaacattttgtttatttgtttattaaatagtattaaatGGAGATGGCGTGTTCAGCTTCAGCTTCAGAAATGTACGTGAGTATGCTTTTAGTGTAAACAAAGGGACAAAACCTCTTTCACTCCATCGATTCGGCACGTAGAAAATGTGAAAAACCAGTGGAAGCAAGGCAAAAAAAAAGTCGGACAGAAAGCTAATAACGTTGCCGTAATTGGATACaagttgtataaaaattcCCAACACGTCTAACATACTTTCAGTTTAGCCACTAAAAAGGCCACTAACTTCAATGATTTCGTTACAAGAGCACATTTGCTCCTCAAAAGTACACCATTTTGAGTCTCGAACAAAAGGgaaacttaataaaacaagTCGGTCCCTTTATTTTCCAACAAACACCGGCTCCGGCTAAAAGCTTGCTCCAATATGTTCTCTGTCTCGCTCTACGCCGCAGACACTGGAAAAAATATCCATTACGAACTTTTACGCCAATTTACTCTTGCgttgtttttaattggtaattcTGCACGACTACTGCAATTGAATACTAGTTTTCAAAGCCTGAGACCTTTCGATTTTCACTCGAATGTTTTCGGTGCTAATTGATGTACTACAGAACATGTTTTTCTCGCCACCCTTTCCGCCCCATTCGAATTAAGCCTCGCCTAGGCGATCGAAGCTACACGAAATGTATAACTTATTATAACACAAAATCCGCTGGATCCTTTTAAAGTCGTTTAAGCATTACCTCCGACATTTCCCCCTTACCCTCTTTACACATCAGCCATCTTTGATATCAGCGAGCTGAATAGCGTGGGGTAGTTCCCTAATCTTATACTAATTCACCCTGTTAGAAGTAAGTCTATACCCTTGCGTGCTAAAAAGGCGGATTTCCCCCCAAAAGATTTTCTTCGTCCGCACCTCGCCCCTCACGTCCTCAACACG encodes the following:
- the LOC126265640 gene encoding uncharacterized protein LOC126265640, with amino-acid sequence MGDMEPTIDEVDKNSNNPTATLDLEQSVDSGKDAESLSKERFIEVTTSPQKVTEKFCSESCSEFSKCLKRFQKEKPINIKQNRRRFFEVIDEEAKRRTNHLKCAAKGVDMFEQFRYYRFLFLKKRRDTKMQRVAKNEHIVDEQESSLPPVVDELVQVNKTHKVAKPSAGTSTNTSLLKVKKSKNNKTKLNQDTNENDDASALKEKTEKIKDKNKNKKVNNSSSTDASVKSNENIKNKKVKKRNLRLQSRKNCSVICESKESNNEPNDNIPIKKPEPTKNVVQQRSVAQVVARREENLETFFQRPPPDNWWNLCSDSESDVEKPNEYNAILATSTNQKNNGQQVNLEPLIEETIFDQQYNEMSDTSDGGDDFNEPELDIESTEPQLIGEDMWMKIKTRKRTAKHRPELVNTNFQFTEDDLLAMKIHGILSDSEESETGKNDFDELYYKYRPPPIQIDRSKIVVIKAKIENRPLELSAN